A single window of Syntrophus aciditrophicus SB DNA harbors:
- a CDS encoding ISL3 family transposase encodes MSTSVLYHAFNLKGITYRATRFTGDVIEYFADVKEEYIRCPKCGQRKFTFKGQKTRSFHLGPMGRKRCFLVLSLHRIKCNTCDTLWWPDLPFMVGKHRFARSFALIVLDLLRFGTIRWVADYLGVGWDMIKEIHKLKLQRLYRNIPLHKVRYIGIDEFSIRKGHEYMTTVMDLSEGRILYATEGKGKEGILPFLKKLARKGKKLRAVAMDMGISFFSAVREALPNIDVVFDRYHIMALMNQGIENLRRNHQKELDDTGKQTLKGNRFLLLRNYDSLKPDHKERLDALMQANQPLFVMHSMKEQLRLFWEIPEYAQAVTFLDTWCKDAMLSGIKELVKVAKTLSGYRTAILNYFKHHITNAALEGTNNKIKTLKRQAYGFRDMEYFKLRLYHLHTQRYSLTG; translated from the coding sequence ATGTCCACATCGGTTCTTTATCATGCTTTCAATCTGAAGGGTATTACTTATAGAGCAACACGCTTCACGGGTGACGTCATCGAATATTTTGCAGATGTGAAAGAAGAATACATTCGCTGTCCAAAGTGCGGGCAGCGTAAATTTACCTTTAAAGGACAGAAAACACGGAGTTTTCATCTGGGACCTATGGGGCGTAAGAGGTGTTTCCTTGTACTTTCCCTTCATCGAATAAAATGCAACACTTGCGACACCCTTTGGTGGCCCGATCTGCCTTTTATGGTGGGGAAGCATAGATTTGCCCGATCCTTTGCTCTGATTGTTCTGGATCTGCTTCGATTCGGCACGATTCGCTGGGTTGCCGATTACCTCGGCGTGGGTTGGGATATGATCAAAGAGATTCATAAGTTGAAATTGCAGCGCCTCTATCGGAACATTCCTCTTCATAAAGTTCGGTATATCGGTATCGATGAATTCAGCATCCGGAAAGGCCATGAGTACATGACCACGGTGATGGATCTCTCCGAAGGACGAATCCTTTACGCCACTGAGGGAAAGGGCAAGGAGGGGATTTTACCCTTCCTGAAAAAACTTGCACGCAAGGGGAAAAAACTGCGAGCGGTTGCAATGGACATGGGAATTTCCTTCTTCTCCGCCGTCCGGGAAGCCCTTCCCAATATCGATGTCGTCTTCGACCGTTACCATATTATGGCTCTGATGAATCAAGGCATCGAAAACTTGCGCAGAAATCATCAGAAAGAACTTGATGATACCGGGAAGCAAACCCTCAAGGGAAACCGCTTCCTCCTTTTGCGAAATTATGATTCCCTGAAGCCGGACCATAAGGAACGTCTCGATGCCCTGATGCAGGCCAATCAGCCTCTATTCGTCATGCATTCCATGAAAGAGCAACTCAGACTCTTCTGGGAAATACCGGAGTACGCCCAGGCTGTTACCTTCCTTGACACCTGGTGTAAGGACGCCATGCTGTCCGGAATCAAAGAACTCGTCAAAGTAGCCAAAACGCTCTCCGGATACAGGACTGCGATACTCAATTATTTCAAACATCACATTACAAATGCCGCCCTTGAGGGCACAAACAACAAGATTAAAACTTTAAAAAGGCAGGCCTATGGATTCCGGGATATGGAATACTTCAAACTCCGCCTCTATCACCTGCATACTCAGAGGTACTCATTAACCGGATGA
- a CDS encoding aldehyde ferredoxin oxidoreductase N-terminal domain-containing protein, with protein MRYAETGYNLEIDLTTGNVERVETDPKDTEFLLGGVGTSSKIMWDRVGPEVKPFDPENLLIFSSGLLCGTSCPGANRTMITSVSPQTDFVAYSMMGGFFSPEMKYAGYDKIIFRGKSPKLVYIWIKDDKVEIRDASHLSGKGSVETQELIRQELKEPRAHVAAIGLAGENRVFFASIEQGRSSASRLGLGAVMGDKGIKAIAIRGTKDLNVARPAELIEINNWQMEYMWWRQENPIPKMMPIMAILGSPQEMLECDEKWHTENFSWGNSRVRRKNFWTPEIEEAWTRQQLSARKRLISCYNCPIKCGALISVPGVAAYMMKCFTKLTYAMGAFVDDLEWGLQTAGKAIEYGVDGFSCPQVVAYAFELKEAGILTEEDFAGTDAYPPCPEDNAGRFLWMLDRIVRREGIGNIFADGTYWAGKTIGKGAEKYAHNNIRKHEQAPLKLGAVNPIYYLMYCTNEKLNITQIEGQWPQMPYSKPEDREAYVKDWFQVPDDRFKEWFKLWEMKGEHALPYFPGIPEIFEIVDWMERMHLIDDMCGVCTGISAFHLKPPYHIHNYPKIISAATGMDISEEELIKITKRDRQLIRANNVRRGWRQIDDMPPEDHWAKRLPEYEKQLLEGYQAYKGWDTEGIPTKESLESLDLGFVAEDFEKRGIF; from the coding sequence ATGAGGTACGCAGAAACAGGATATAACCTGGAGATTGATTTAACCACAGGCAACGTTGAGAGGGTCGAGACGGACCCGAAAGACACGGAATTTTTACTTGGGGGCGTGGGGACATCCTCGAAGATCATGTGGGACAGGGTCGGTCCTGAAGTCAAGCCCTTCGATCCGGAGAATCTGCTCATCTTCAGTTCGGGACTCTTATGCGGCACGTCCTGTCCCGGAGCGAACCGCACCATGATTACATCGGTTTCGCCCCAGACGGATTTCGTGGCCTATTCGATGATGGGCGGATTTTTTTCGCCGGAAATGAAGTACGCCGGCTACGACAAGATCATCTTCCGCGGCAAGTCCCCGAAACTGGTTTACATCTGGATCAAGGATGACAAGGTGGAAATCCGGGATGCATCCCATCTGTCCGGCAAAGGCTCCGTGGAAACTCAGGAACTGATTCGTCAGGAATTGAAGGAACCGCGGGCTCACGTGGCGGCCATCGGGCTGGCCGGTGAAAACAGGGTCTTTTTTGCCTCCATCGAACAGGGCCGGTCCAGCGCCAGCCGTCTGGGACTGGGCGCCGTCATGGGAGACAAGGGAATCAAGGCGATCGCCATTCGGGGAACCAAGGACCTCAATGTGGCCCGTCCGGCCGAACTGATCGAGATCAACAACTGGCAGATGGAGTACATGTGGTGGCGGCAGGAGAATCCGATTCCCAAGATGATGCCCATCATGGCCATTCTCGGGTCTCCGCAGGAGATGCTGGAATGTGACGAAAAGTGGCACACGGAGAACTTCTCCTGGGGAAATTCCCGTGTTCGGAGAAAGAATTTCTGGACCCCTGAAATCGAGGAGGCGTGGACCAGGCAGCAGCTTAGCGCGCGGAAGCGGTTGATCAGCTGCTACAACTGTCCGATCAAATGCGGTGCGTTGATCTCCGTTCCGGGAGTCGCCGCTTACATGATGAAATGCTTCACGAAACTGACCTACGCCATGGGCGCCTTCGTGGACGACCTGGAGTGGGGTCTCCAGACCGCGGGAAAGGCCATCGAGTATGGCGTGGACGGATTTTCCTGTCCCCAGGTCGTTGCCTACGCCTTTGAGTTGAAGGAAGCCGGGATTCTGACCGAGGAAGATTTTGCCGGAACGGATGCCTATCCTCCCTGTCCGGAAGATAATGCGGGAAGATTCCTTTGGATGCTGGACCGCATCGTCCGCCGGGAAGGGATCGGCAACATCTTCGCCGACGGCACCTACTGGGCGGGCAAAACGATCGGCAAGGGCGCGGAAAAATACGCCCACAACAACATTCGGAAACATGAGCAGGCGCCGCTCAAGCTTGGCGCTGTCAACCCCATTTACTACCTGATGTACTGCACCAACGAAAAATTGAACATCACCCAGATTGAAGGGCAGTGGCCCCAGATGCCTTACTCCAAGCCGGAGGACAGAGAGGCGTATGTGAAGGATTGGTTCCAGGTTCCCGATGACCGGTTCAAGGAGTGGTTCAAGCTCTGGGAGATGAAAGGCGAACACGCCCTGCCGTATTTCCCGGGCATCCCGGAAATCTTTGAGATCGTGGACTGGATGGAGAGGATGCACCTGATCGACGACATGTGCGGGGTCTGCACCGGAATCTCGGCATTCCACCTGAAGCCCCCTTATCATATTCACAATTACCCGAAAATCATCTCCGCGGCGACCGGAATGGATATAAGCGAAGAAGAGCTGATCAAGATCACCAAGAGGGATCGTCAGTTAATCCGGGCCAACAACGTCCGCAGAGGCTGGAGGCAGATCGACGATATGCCGCCTGAAGATCACTGGGCAAAGAGACTTCCCGAATACGAAAAGCAGCTTCTGGAAGGCTACCAGGCATACAAGGGCTGGGATACGGAAGGCATTCCGACAAAAGAGTCTCTGGAGTCACTGGATCTGGGTTTCGTTGCTGAAGACTTTGAGAAGAGAGGTATTTTCTAA
- a CDS encoding (4Fe-4S)-binding protein translates to MAKIKKKIKTIKIDESKCNGCRACEMICSAFHSTPKYSTINPERSRIRMYRDVRNDLYLPVYAGEYTAAECMGRDVYVIDGREYEECAFCRAACPSRDIFHEPDSGLPLKCDMCEDDPPQEVPLCVKWCLNDALIYEEREEEVEEGIEMEDVETGLLAMVDKYGLQKVLDTAARVAKKGESVESKK, encoded by the coding sequence ATGGCCAAGATAAAGAAAAAAATAAAGACGATCAAGATTGACGAGTCGAAATGCAATGGCTGCCGGGCATGCGAGATGATCTGCTCCGCCTTCCATTCCACTCCGAAGTACAGCACCATCAATCCGGAGAGGTCGCGCATCCGGATGTATCGCGACGTGAGAAACGACCTGTATCTTCCCGTTTATGCCGGCGAGTATACAGCCGCCGAGTGCATGGGCAGAGACGTCTATGTCATTGACGGCAGGGAGTACGAAGAGTGCGCCTTCTGCCGGGCGGCCTGCCCGTCCCGGGACATTTTCCATGAACCCGATTCCGGCCTTCCGCTCAAATGCGATATGTGTGAAGACGACCCTCCCCAGGAAGTTCCCCTCTGTGTCAAGTGGTGCCTTAATGACGCCCTGATTTACGAGGAGCGGGAAGAGGAAGTCGAGGAAGGGATTGAGATGGAGGACGTGGAGACCGGATTGTTAGCCATGGTGGACAAATACGGCCTGCAGAAGGTCCTGGATACTGCCGCCCGGGTAGCCAAAAAGGGCGAATCCGTCGAATCGAAAAAATAA
- the glp gene encoding molybdopterin molybdotransferase MoeA, whose translation MKSISLGLKDALCLTLENIKPLSAENVPLIDSVDRVAASDLHALVDSPAMDSSRKDGYAVLSHDVAKATAETPVRLHVLGSMAAGGENNIQVEPGTTVRVLTGAAIPTGADGVVAEEYVKKGVHEVLIEAFAEPKNILRRGSDVAFGKCILRKGQQISPILAGLLAAAGHSIVPVFRNPVVGIIGTGDEIVAPGTPLTEGKLYASNITTLAGWCNIYRMNTRITIVKDDHAALFDSLKKMAAETDAVITSGGAWTGDHDMVAPILEELGWKEIFHRIRMGPGKAAGLGFLDKKPVFILAGGPPSNLMGFLQIALPGILALSGHSSPGLPRITARLASELSEGDPDWTDFFFGTLEMNDELPNFFPMPKRSRLSCLADATAVASIPEGKAYLEEGSVISVQMLK comes from the coding sequence ATGAAAAGCATATCTCTGGGCCTTAAAGATGCCTTGTGTCTGACGTTGGAAAATATAAAACCGCTGTCTGCTGAGAATGTTCCCTTGATTGACAGTGTTGACCGCGTAGCAGCCTCGGACCTCCACGCCCTGGTGGATTCCCCTGCCATGGATTCATCCCGTAAAGACGGCTACGCGGTGCTGTCCCATGATGTAGCAAAAGCTACGGCTGAAACTCCGGTTCGACTTCATGTCCTTGGTTCCATGGCTGCGGGAGGCGAAAACAATATTCAGGTTGAACCCGGCACAACGGTCAGGGTATTGACGGGAGCCGCTATCCCGACGGGAGCTGACGGCGTGGTGGCCGAAGAATATGTAAAAAAGGGAGTCCATGAAGTGCTGATCGAGGCCTTCGCCGAACCCAAGAATATTCTGAGGCGTGGCAGCGATGTGGCTTTCGGGAAATGCATACTCCGTAAAGGCCAGCAAATATCACCCATTCTGGCGGGTCTCCTGGCAGCGGCGGGACACTCTATTGTTCCTGTCTTTAGAAACCCAGTTGTCGGAATTATAGGCACAGGCGACGAAATCGTCGCTCCGGGCACCCCATTGACAGAGGGCAAGCTCTACGCAAGCAATATCACGACCTTGGCAGGATGGTGCAATATATACAGGATGAACACCCGCATCACGATTGTAAAGGATGACCATGCTGCCCTCTTTGATTCCTTGAAGAAAATGGCTGCAGAAACAGATGCCGTGATCACAAGCGGAGGAGCATGGACAGGAGACCACGACATGGTGGCACCGATCCTTGAAGAGCTCGGATGGAAGGAAATCTTTCATAGGATTCGCATGGGACCCGGCAAGGCTGCCGGTCTCGGCTTTCTTGACAAAAAGCCGGTATTCATTCTTGCCGGTGGCCCTCCTTCCAATCTTATGGGGTTCCTCCAGATTGCCTTGCCCGGGATTCTTGCCCTTTCCGGTCACTCATCTCCCGGTCTCCCCAGAATCACTGCGAGGCTTGCCTCTGAACTCAGCGAGGGCGATCCTGACTGGACTGATTTCTTTTTCGGCACTCTTGAAATGAATGATGAGTTGCCGAACTTTTTCCCAATGCCGAAACGCAGTCGCTTAAGCTGCCTTGCCGACGCAACAGCAGTGGCCTCAATCCCCGAAGGCAAGGCATACCTTGAAGAAGGATCGGTCATTTCTGTTCAAATGCTGAAATAG
- the miaB gene encoding tRNA (N6-isopentenyl adenosine(37)-C2)-methylthiotransferase MiaB encodes MMKSSNKSSGSLIRLDKKHIYIQTLGCQMNVHDSEQIAALMEEKGYICTEDANEADLIILNTCSIREKAAQKAKSQLGRYRNLKRKKRNLLIGVGGCLAQQLGDELLTKVPDIDFIFGTHNIHQLPDFISRIEKSRKKIVETTLHPSTPSIGVLALPCNGQVSSFVTIMQGCNNFCSYCIVPYVRGREESRPPEDIIHEIRMLADHGVKEVTLLGQNVNSYARKTSGEMGFAELLREIEKIKGIERMRFTTSHPKDLSEFLITAFSDLSKLCHHIHLPFQSGSDRILALMNRGYTKSDYLAKVERLRTVCPDISITADVIVGFPGESDEDFKETIDMMNQIRFDNLFSFKYSEREGTAAVKMDGKVSEPLKLERLQILQALQEQHTLEKNKAMEGKQEDVLVEGFSKNCRKDLTGRTSTNKIVNFSGCVDLIGDMVSVLIKEAYLHSLRGEMLCEEVVHAN; translated from the coding sequence ATGATGAAAAGCAGTAATAAATCTTCAGGATCATTGATTAGATTGGATAAAAAGCATATTTACATACAGACACTCGGCTGTCAGATGAATGTTCACGATTCTGAACAGATTGCGGCACTGATGGAGGAAAAAGGGTATATCTGTACGGAGGATGCAAACGAGGCGGATCTGATTATACTCAACACATGCAGCATTCGGGAAAAGGCGGCTCAGAAGGCAAAAAGTCAACTGGGGCGGTACCGAAACCTGAAGAGAAAAAAAAGAAATCTGCTCATCGGTGTGGGGGGGTGTCTCGCTCAACAACTGGGGGATGAGCTTCTTACAAAAGTGCCGGATATCGATTTTATTTTCGGTACACACAATATTCACCAGCTTCCGGATTTCATTTCCAGGATAGAAAAAAGCAGAAAAAAAATTGTGGAAACGACTCTTCATCCCTCTACGCCGTCCATCGGTGTGTTGGCTTTGCCTTGTAATGGTCAGGTTTCAAGTTTTGTGACGATCATGCAGGGATGCAATAATTTTTGTTCGTATTGCATTGTTCCCTACGTCCGCGGCCGTGAAGAAAGTCGACCCCCGGAAGATATTATCCATGAAATCAGAATGCTGGCCGACCACGGTGTTAAGGAAGTCACGCTTCTCGGACAGAATGTCAACTCCTATGCGAGAAAGACAAGTGGAGAGATGGGCTTTGCGGAACTGCTTCGGGAAATTGAAAAGATCAAAGGAATTGAGCGGATGCGGTTTACCACGTCTCATCCTAAGGATCTTTCCGAATTCCTCATTACTGCGTTTTCAGATTTGAGCAAGTTGTGCCACCACATTCACCTGCCTTTTCAATCAGGATCAGATCGGATTCTTGCCTTGATGAACCGTGGATATACGAAATCGGACTATCTGGCAAAAGTTGAACGTTTGAGAACAGTCTGCCCAGATATCAGTATTACTGCAGATGTCATTGTCGGATTTCCAGGCGAGTCGGACGAAGATTTCAAAGAAACAATTGACATGATGAATCAAATCAGATTTGATAATCTTTTTTCATTTAAATATTCGGAACGGGAAGGAACCGCAGCCGTAAAAATGGACGGAAAAGTGAGCGAACCGCTCAAGCTTGAAAGGCTGCAGATTTTACAGGCACTTCAGGAACAGCATACATTGGAGAAAAACAAGGCGATGGAAGGAAAACAGGAAGACGTCCTGGTGGAAGGATTCAGTAAAAATTGCCGAAAAGACCTTACTGGACGAACATCGACGAATAAAATCGTCAACTTCAGCGGGTGTGTTGATCTTATTGGAGACATGGTGTCCGTGCTCATTAAAGAAGCCTATTTGCATTCCCTCAGGGGAGAAATGCTCTGCGAGGAGGTCGTTCATGCAAATTGA
- a CDS encoding bifunctional nuclease family protein, giving the protein MQIEMKVSGLTIDPITNTPIVILKDFQEKKVIPIWIGIFEASAIATELEKIKFSRPMTHDLLCDLLNVLEAMVSRIEINDVRNNTFYAHIVLVKDGHNYIVDSRPSDAIALALRANAPIFVHDKVIEKARNIDFGPNAGDVDDLKQEKMKEFLENLSNDDFGKYKM; this is encoded by the coding sequence ATGCAAATTGAAATGAAAGTGTCCGGACTGACGATTGATCCGATTACCAATACGCCGATTGTAATTCTGAAGGATTTTCAAGAGAAAAAGGTCATACCCATCTGGATCGGCATATTCGAAGCAAGCGCAATCGCCACGGAACTGGAAAAAATCAAATTTTCCCGGCCCATGACGCATGATCTCCTTTGTGATCTTTTGAATGTTCTGGAAGCCATGGTATCCCGGATAGAAATCAATGATGTCAGGAACAATACATTTTACGCGCACATTGTACTGGTGAAGGACGGCCATAACTATATTGTGGACTCCCGCCCGAGTGATGCCATTGCCCTCGCGTTGAGAGCGAATGCTCCCATATTTGTTCACGATAAAGTCATCGAAAAAGCCAGAAATATCGACTTCGGCCCGAATGCCGGTGACGTTGATGATCTCAAACAGGAAAAGATGAAGGAATTTCTTGAAAATCTGTCCAACGACGATTTCGGTAAGTATAAGATGTAA
- the xerC gene encoding tyrosine recombinase XerC → MDELIKEFDRYMDLERNLSTHTRKNYLSDLNQFKIYLEENHRVPTELKTEAWQNVDYMMVRAFLGALYRRRVKKVTIARKLASLRAFFKYLHQKRKIQCNPLEAVSTPRTEKYIPAVLSVDEIFVLLNLPFPEDVFGLRDRAILELFYSSGIRVSELTGINEEDMDFSQGLIRIRGKGKKERIVPIGQPASEAVQRYMMKKPGSETSGKAVATCPVPLFVNRRQGRLSARSVARILSKYVSMSGLQKQISPHTLRHSFATHLMDAGADLRSIQELLGHESLSTTQKYTAVSVNRLMAVYDRAHPKARGGH, encoded by the coding sequence ATGGATGAGCTAATCAAAGAATTTGATCGTTACATGGACTTGGAGAGAAATCTCTCAACGCACACACGAAAAAATTATTTAAGCGACTTAAATCAATTCAAAATATATCTTGAAGAAAATCATCGTGTTCCAACCGAATTAAAAACAGAGGCCTGGCAGAATGTAGATTATATGATGGTAAGAGCGTTTCTTGGGGCTCTCTATCGGCGCAGAGTCAAGAAAGTGACGATAGCCCGGAAACTGGCTTCTCTTAGAGCTTTTTTCAAATATCTGCATCAGAAGAGAAAAATTCAATGCAATCCACTGGAAGCCGTTTCGACTCCTCGGACGGAAAAGTATATTCCCGCAGTTCTTTCAGTTGATGAAATCTTTGTCCTGCTGAATCTTCCTTTCCCGGAGGATGTTTTTGGCTTGAGGGATCGAGCGATTCTGGAGCTCTTTTATTCCAGCGGCATTCGAGTCAGTGAGCTGACAGGAATCAATGAGGAGGATATGGATTTTTCTCAGGGACTGATCAGAATCCGCGGTAAAGGGAAAAAAGAGAGGATTGTACCCATAGGCCAACCGGCAAGTGAGGCTGTCCAGCGCTATATGATGAAAAAACCTGGGAGTGAAACGTCGGGAAAGGCGGTCGCTACTTGTCCCGTACCCCTGTTTGTGAATCGCAGGCAAGGGCGGTTATCTGCACGCAGTGTGGCGAGAATTTTGAGCAAATACGTTTCCATGAGCGGTCTTCAAAAGCAAATCAGTCCCCATACGCTGCGACACAGCTTCGCCACCCATCTTATGGATGCAGGGGCTGATCTGCGGTCTATTCAAGAGCTTCTTGGCCATGAAAGTTTGTCGACAACTCAGAAATATACCGCAGTCAGTGTGAACAGGCTGATGGCCGTCTATGACAGGGCTCATCCAAAGGCCCGGGGAGGTCACTGA
- the hslV gene encoding ATP-dependent protease subunit HslV, translated as MRGTTIVAVKHKGKVTVAGDGQVTLDVTVMKHGARKVRRLYHDEVIVGFAGTTADAFTLFDRFDSKLEQYNGNLLRAAVELTKDWRTDRILRHLEALMIAVSRDHFLMISGNGDVIESDDDVMAIGSGGPYALAAARAMIRYSDLPATEIAREAVQIASEICIYTNDNITVEELDTEQESEPVEKKTRRIKPRG; from the coding sequence ATGAGAGGGACAACCATAGTTGCGGTTAAGCACAAAGGTAAAGTCACGGTGGCCGGTGACGGGCAGGTCACTCTGGACGTGACGGTCATGAAACACGGGGCCAGGAAGGTCAGGAGACTCTACCACGACGAGGTGATCGTCGGATTTGCCGGAACAACAGCGGATGCCTTTACGCTGTTTGATCGCTTCGATTCCAAACTGGAGCAATATAACGGGAATCTCCTGCGTGCCGCGGTGGAACTGACAAAAGATTGGAGGACGGACCGGATTCTGCGGCATCTCGAAGCCCTGATGATTGCCGTGAGCAGGGATCATTTTCTTATGATCTCCGGAAATGGCGATGTGATCGAATCTGATGACGATGTCATGGCCATTGGCTCCGGCGGACCATATGCCCTGGCTGCAGCCCGCGCCATGATCCGGTATTCTGATTTGCCGGCAACGGAAATCGCCAGGGAAGCGGTTCAAATTGCTTCAGAAATCTGCATTTATACAAATGACAACATCACGGTAGAAGAACTGGATACCGAACAGGAAAGCGAACCGGTAGAGAAAAAAACACGGAGAATAAAGCCCCGGGGGTAG
- the hslU gene encoding ATP-dependent protease ATPase subunit HslU produces MSSNSLTPAEIVEKLDQHIIGQADAKRAVAIALRNRWRRQNVPDELRDEIAPKNIIMIGPTGVGKTEIARRLAKIDNSPFLKVEASKFTEVGYVGRDVESMIRDLVDLAVNMVREEEQEKVLARAAEIAEERLLDLLLPPKPVERNVDEMMADHSQLPEKSEQAKPYDSTREKLRRLLHDGKLNGRYVDLELTETRSAPMIEIFSSSGVEDLGLNLKEMFGNMLPQKKKISRVNVTEALEILTEEEAQRLVDMDKVTRTALDRVEQSGIIFLDEIDKVVGSDTPSGPDVSREGVQRDLLPIVEGSNVNTRYGMVRTDHILFIAAGAFSSSKPSDLIPELQGRFPIRVELDSLGKEEFIRILKEPNNALIKQYTEMMATEGVSLFFTDDSIAEIADVAAVVNERTENIGARRLYTIMEILLEDISFNAPGLSGQKVVIDEQYVEDKLCDIIEDEDLSRYIL; encoded by the coding sequence ATGTCATCAAATTCATTAACACCTGCGGAAATCGTCGAAAAGCTTGATCAGCATATTATTGGGCAGGCCGATGCCAAGCGTGCGGTTGCCATTGCCCTGAGAAACCGCTGGCGGCGTCAGAATGTGCCCGATGAACTCAGGGACGAAATCGCTCCGAAGAACATCATCATGATCGGACCGACAGGCGTGGGAAAGACGGAGATAGCTCGAAGGCTGGCCAAGATCGATAATTCTCCTTTCCTCAAGGTGGAAGCCTCGAAGTTCACCGAAGTGGGATATGTGGGGCGGGATGTGGAATCCATGATCCGTGATCTGGTGGATCTGGCCGTGAACATGGTTAGAGAGGAGGAGCAGGAAAAGGTCCTTGCTCGGGCAGCAGAGATTGCCGAGGAAAGGCTTCTGGATCTTCTGCTGCCTCCAAAGCCCGTTGAGCGGAATGTTGATGAGATGATGGCCGATCATTCCCAGTTGCCGGAAAAAAGCGAACAGGCCAAGCCCTACGATTCAACAAGAGAAAAACTGCGCCGTCTCCTGCATGACGGAAAGCTGAATGGCCGCTATGTGGATCTGGAATTGACCGAGACACGCAGCGCACCAATGATTGAAATCTTTTCTTCATCGGGCGTTGAAGATCTGGGGCTGAACCTTAAGGAAATGTTTGGGAACATGCTTCCGCAGAAGAAAAAAATCAGCCGCGTCAATGTTACAGAGGCATTGGAAATTCTGACGGAAGAAGAGGCCCAGCGTCTTGTGGATATGGATAAGGTTACCCGGACGGCACTCGATCGGGTGGAGCAATCAGGAATTATTTTTCTCGATGAAATTGATAAAGTTGTGGGGAGTGACACTCCTTCAGGACCGGATGTATCCCGGGAAGGGGTCCAGCGCGATCTTTTGCCCATTGTCGAAGGGTCAAATGTTAATACCCGGTATGGCATGGTCCGAACCGACCATATCCTTTTTATAGCCGCCGGCGCCTTCAGTTCTTCCAAACCATCGGATCTCATCCCCGAACTCCAGGGAAGATTTCCAATCCGTGTTGAATTGGATTCTCTGGGGAAGGAGGAGTTTATCCGGATTCTCAAAGAACCCAACAACGCCCTGATCAAACAGTACACGGAAATGATGGCAACCGAAGGGGTTTCGCTCTTTTTTACAGATGATTCCATTGCTGAAATTGCCGACGTCGCCGCTGTTGTCAATGAAAGAACAGAAAATATCGGTGCGAGGCGGCTGTATACGATCATGGAGATTCTCCTGGAGGATATTTCCTTCAATGCCCCAGGGTTATCAGGGCAAAAAGTTGTTATCGATGAGCAATATGTTGAAGACAAACTTTGCGATATAATTGAAGACGAAGATCTCAGCCGTTACATCCTGTAA
- the argB gene encoding acetylglutamate kinase, translating to MNTIEKPTEKAEILLEALPYIRRFYNRTVVIKYGGHAMVDDELKQSFAKDVLMMKYIGINPVVVHGGGPQIGSFLKKLGKDSKFIQGMRVTDEETMNIVEMVLVGKVNKEIVGLINHAGGKAVGLSGKDGSLIRAEKYYLSAEKAKDTPPEIIDIGLVGKVKEINADLITSLVRDGFIPVIAPTGAGDSGETYNINADIVAGAIAAALKAEKLILLTDVAGVLNKQGELINTMNNMEALEMIHEGVIEGGMFPKVKCCMKSLREGVRKAHIVDGRLKHAILLEMFTDKGIGTELVL from the coding sequence ATGAACACGATAGAAAAACCCACGGAAAAGGCGGAGATCCTGCTGGAAGCGCTTCCTTACATCCGTCGCTTTTACAACCGAACCGTTGTCATCAAATACGGCGGACACGCCATGGTGGATGATGAACTGAAGCAATCTTTTGCCAAAGATGTCCTGATGATGAAATATATCGGAATCAATCCCGTGGTCGTTCATGGAGGAGGACCGCAGATCGGCTCTTTTCTTAAAAAACTGGGTAAAGACTCCAAATTCATCCAGGGAATGCGGGTAACAGACGAAGAAACCATGAACATTGTCGAAATGGTTCTCGTAGGCAAAGTCAACAAGGAAATCGTCGGTCTTATCAACCATGCTGGGGGCAAAGCCGTGGGCCTGAGCGGCAAGGACGGCAGTCTCATTCGGGCGGAAAAGTATTACCTCAGTGCGGAGAAGGCAAAGGATACTCCACCGGAAATCATTGATATCGGACTTGTGGGCAAGGTTAAGGAAATTAATGCGGATTTGATTACATCCCTTGTCCGCGACGGCTTCATTCCAGTCATTGCCCCAACCGGAGCCGGAGACAGTGGGGAGACCTATAACATCAATGCCGATATTGTGGCAGGCGCCATAGCCGCCGCCCTCAAGGCGGAAAAACTGATTCTGCTGACAGATGTAGCGGGCGTATTGAATAAACAGGGCGAATTGATCAATACCATGAACAATATGGAGGCACTCGAAATGATTCATGAAGGTGTCATCGAAGGCGGCATGTTCCCCAAAGTAAAATGCTGCATGAAGTCATTGAGGGAAGGGGTACGCAAGGCTCATATCGTTGACGGACGGCTGAAACATGCCATTCTGCTGGAAATGTTCACCGATAAGGGAATTGGAACGGAACTCGTACTGTAA